In Nostoc sp. GT001, a genomic segment contains:
- the leuD gene encoding 3-isopropylmalate dehydratase small subunit, whose protein sequence is MVSEVKTVSGRGVPLVGNDIDTDRIIPARYLKAVTFDGLGEGAFIDDRTALKGEHAFDQPQYKGANILIVNRNFGCGSSREHAPQAIAKWGIQALIGESFAEIFFGNCVAMGIPCLTADAVTVKQLQDLVAANPQSAVTVNLETLQVQIADYTAPVAIGEGTRSTFISGTWDACGQLVANADQVLATATKLPYVGWSNLAAS, encoded by the coding sequence ATGGTGAGTGAAGTTAAAACAGTTTCAGGGCGCGGTGTACCCTTAGTGGGCAATGATATAGATACCGATCGCATTATTCCTGCGCGATATTTAAAAGCCGTTACCTTTGATGGGTTAGGCGAAGGCGCATTTATCGATGACCGGACAGCGCTCAAAGGTGAACATGCCTTTGACCAACCCCAATACAAAGGGGCGAATATTTTAATAGTCAACCGTAACTTTGGCTGTGGTTCATCACGAGAACATGCACCCCAAGCGATCGCAAAATGGGGAATCCAAGCTTTAATCGGTGAAAGCTTCGCCGAAATCTTTTTTGGTAACTGTGTGGCAATGGGCATACCTTGTTTGACAGCCGATGCTGTGACTGTTAAACAACTGCAAGATTTAGTTGCTGCCAATCCTCAATCTGCCGTAACAGTAAACCTGGAAACCTTGCAAGTGCAAATTGCTGATTACACCGCTCCAGTTGCGATCGGTGAAGGGACAAGAAGCACATTTATTTCTGGAACTTGGGACGCTTGCGGTCAGTTGGTGGCGAATGCTGACCAAGTTCTGGCAACAGCTACAAAATTACCCTACGTCGGTTGGAGCAATTTAGCCGCGAGTTAG
- the leuC gene encoding 3-isopropylmalate dehydratase large subunit, producing the protein MSKGTLFDKVWDLHTVGTLPSGLTQLFIGLHLIHEVTSPQAFAMLRERGLKVLFPERTVATVDHIVPTENQARPFADSLAEEMIQALENNCQENKITFYNIGSGSQGIVHVIAPELGLTQPGMTIACGDSHTSSHGAFGAIAFGIGTSQVRDVLASQTLALSKLKVRKIEVNGTLNPGVYAKDVILHIIRTLGVKGGVGYGYEFAGTTFEQMNMEERMTVCNMAIEGGARCGYVNPDRVTYDYLKGRDFAPKDADWDKAVAWWDSIKSDADAQYDDVVVFDAAEIPPTVTWGITPGQGIGVNQSVPQPEELLEEDRFIAEEAYRYMDLYPGQPIKGTKIDVCFIGSCTNGRISDLREAAKIAKGRHVAEGIKAFVVPGSERVKEEAEAEGLDKIFQEAGFEWREPGCSMCLAMNPDKLQGRQISASSSNRNFKGRQGSSSGRTLLMSPAMVATAAIKGEVSDVRELL; encoded by the coding sequence GGGCTTCACCTAATTCATGAAGTCACCAGTCCCCAGGCTTTTGCTATGTTACGCGAGAGGGGTCTAAAAGTACTGTTTCCAGAGCGGACTGTGGCCACGGTCGATCACATTGTGCCCACAGAAAACCAGGCGCGTCCCTTTGCCGATAGCTTGGCAGAGGAAATGATTCAGGCGCTCGAAAATAACTGTCAAGAAAATAAGATAACTTTTTACAATATTGGTTCTGGTAGCCAGGGTATAGTTCACGTCATCGCTCCAGAACTCGGACTGACTCAGCCAGGAATGACGATCGCTTGTGGAGATAGTCACACTTCCAGTCATGGGGCATTTGGTGCGATCGCATTTGGTATTGGAACTAGTCAAGTCCGGGATGTTCTCGCTTCCCAAACCCTTGCTCTCTCAAAATTGAAAGTCCGCAAAATAGAAGTTAACGGTACTCTCAACCCTGGAGTTTACGCCAAAGATGTCATCCTGCATATCATCCGCACCCTTGGCGTGAAAGGTGGTGTGGGTTATGGCTATGAATTTGCAGGTACGACCTTTGAGCAAATGAATATGGAAGAGAGGATGACTGTCTGCAATATGGCGATCGAAGGCGGTGCTAGATGCGGTTACGTCAATCCCGATCGAGTCACCTACGATTACCTCAAAGGCAGAGATTTTGCACCCAAAGATGCAGATTGGGATAAAGCAGTAGCTTGGTGGGATTCCATCAAGAGCGATGCAGATGCCCAGTACGATGATGTAGTTGTATTCGACGCTGCGGAAATTCCTCCTACCGTCACTTGGGGGATTACTCCCGGTCAAGGTATCGGTGTCAACCAGTCAGTACCTCAGCCAGAAGAACTGCTAGAAGAAGACCGATTTATTGCCGAAGAAGCTTACCGCTACATGGATTTATATCCCGGTCAACCGATAAAGGGCACTAAAATCGATGTCTGCTTTATTGGTAGTTGCACCAACGGCAGAATTAGTGATTTGCGAGAAGCGGCGAAAATCGCCAAAGGTCGCCACGTTGCAGAAGGAATTAAAGCCTTCGTTGTCCCCGGTTCCGAACGGGTGAAGGAAGAAGCAGAAGCTGAAGGACTGGATAAAATCTTTCAAGAAGCCGGATTTGAATGGCGAGAACCAGGATGTTCCATGTGCCTAGCCATGAACCCCGATAAGCTGCAAGGAAGACAAATCAGCGCCTCTTCCTCCAACCGCAACTTTAAAGGCAGACAAGGTTCCTCTTCTGGTCGGACATTGTTAATGAGTCCGGCGATGGTCGCTACTGCTGCCATTAAAGGCGAAGTCTCTGACGTGCGTGAGTTGCTGTAA
- a CDS encoding calcium-binding protein, translating into MSNAASDNFNGLGGNDSLFGNGGNDLLRGGDGIDFLSGGGGNDTLIGDRGNDTFTGGNGNDRLIWNNGDGSDRISGNAGYDVVEVNGAGVGDNFRLQQDAQGRAIFDRLNLVPFTLTVDSAERFEINGGGGEDTLDVNNLSGTSVNAVWFTGGAGNDVLDGSGTATPLRAFGGEGNDSLTGGTGNDNLYGDTGNDLLRGGDGIDFLSGGDGNDTILGNRGNDTFTGGNGNDRLIWNNGDGSDRISGNAGYDVVEVNGAGVGDNFRLQQDAQGRAIFDRLNLVPFTLTVDSAERFEINGGGGDDTLDVNSLSGTSVNAVWFTGGAGNDFLDGSGTTTPLRAFGGEGNDILYGGAGNDLLYGDSGNDTLRGGKGNDILTGGAGGDRFVFNSGVGYNSADLGVDTITDFSNFNDKIVLDKTTFGGLNNLLQIRIVANDAAAATSSGLITYSLGTGNLFFNQNLTSPGFGTGSLFANIDNDNNQFTAPPLLSAINFEIVA; encoded by the coding sequence ATCAGTAATGCTGCTTCTGATAACTTCAATGGTTTGGGTGGAAATGACAGCCTTTTTGGAAATGGTGGTAACGATCTGTTACGAGGTGGCGATGGTATCGACTTTCTATCTGGTGGAGGCGGGAATGATACCCTAATCGGAGATCGTGGGAACGACACCTTCACTGGCGGAAACGGCAACGATCGCCTGATTTGGAACAATGGTGACGGTAGCGACAGAATCAGCGGTAATGCTGGCTATGACGTGGTTGAGGTCAACGGCGCAGGTGTGGGAGACAACTTCCGCCTGCAACAAGATGCTCAAGGCAGAGCAATCTTCGATCGCCTGAACCTGGTTCCTTTCACTCTGACTGTAGACAGTGCAGAAAGGTTTGAAATCAATGGTGGTGGAGGTGAAGACACCCTTGATGTCAACAACCTCTCAGGAACTTCTGTAAATGCAGTCTGGTTCACAGGCGGGGCAGGAAATGATGTACTCGATGGTAGTGGTACAGCGACACCGTTAAGAGCCTTCGGCGGTGAGGGTAATGACAGCCTGACAGGTGGTACTGGCAATGATAACCTCTATGGTGATACTGGTAATGACCTGTTACGAGGTGGTGATGGTATCGACTTTCTATCTGGTGGGGACGGGAACGATACCATACTCGGAAATCGTGGCAACGACACCTTTACTGGTGGAAACGGTAACGATCGCCTGATCTGGAACAATGGTGACGGTAGCGACAGAATCAGCGGTAATGCTGGCTATGACGTGGTTGAAGTTAACGGCGCGGGTGTGGGAGACAACTTCCGCCTACAACAAGATGCTCAAGGCAGAGCAATCTTCGATCGCCTGAACTTGGTTCCCTTCACTCTGACTGTAGACAGTGCAGAGAGGTTTGAAATCAATGGTGGTGGGGGTGATGACACCCTTGATGTCAACAGCTTGTCAGGAACTTCTGTAAATGCAGTCTGGTTCACAGGTGGGGCTGGCAATGACTTCCTGGATGGTAGTGGTACAACAACACCGTTGAGAGCCTTCGGTGGTGAGGGTAATGACATTCTCTATGGTGGCGCTGGCAATGACTTACTCTATGGAGATAGTGGTAATGATACATTACGAGGTGGTAAAGGTAATGACATCCTGACTGGTGGTGCTGGTGGCGATCGCTTTGTATTCAACTCAGGTGTTGGGTACAATAGTGCCGATCTCGGTGTCGATACAATTACTGACTTCAGCAACTTTAACGATAAAATTGTCCTCGATAAGACAACTTTTGGCGGACTCAATAATCTGCTCCAAATTAGGATAGTAGCTAATGATGCAGCAGCGGCAACTAGCTCTGGACTCATTACTTACAGTCTTGGAACTGGCAACTTGTTCTTCAACCAAAACTTGACATCACCAGGCTTTGGGACAGGTAGTCTGTTTGCCAACATTGATAACGATAACAATCAATTCACAGCCCCACCATTATTATCAGCGATAAACTTTGAGATCGTTGCGTAA
- a CDS encoding carboxypeptidase-like regulatory domain-containing protein, producing the protein MAGARVEAIQPDRGTRRFSVTNGAGVYYLEGLPQGKYTLQINGKSSGSLTLEESSEAFQELNLQHPSIP; encoded by the coding sequence ATCGCAGGCGCACGTGTAGAAGCTATACAACCAGATCGGGGGACTCGGCGTTTTTCTGTTACCAACGGTGCTGGAGTCTATTATTTAGAAGGCTTGCCACAAGGTAAATACACTCTACAAATCAACGGTAAATCTTCTGGTAGCTTAACATTGGAAGAGTCTTCTGAGGCATTCCAAGAGCTTAATTTACAACACCCGTCAATCCCCTAG
- a CDS encoding carboxypeptidase regulatory-like domain-containing protein, with product MQLRLLTIISKYLLAAIAIICQITIAPAKADTPAISNLQTPTTDQLAKDSEFKVFPVGLNVGNRNVNPSVLVRGQEDGSEAIDFANWLLPYDAVIQGLKLNITTLPDGQLEVRSPGVVTRIDPTKLRTDPELGLVLTIQDLQTLFGVTAKFDINEYAIVLDVPGLDQSTGKLAETETPIQLEGLPHIAPQKFSIAAIEQKVNASGSATRSTNYRGDFLAVGSAFGGSWFIRTDQPNLENPQTWNIAEAQFLRQTNSADYFVGSQPTFWQTQGTGDYWGFTSIQRQGFVPPQPFGGGSSDPRQRLQADAIGRTISGKTEPGTLARLVQGFGDRVIAEILVDSSGIYRFENIKSQNQFLGNNYRVLLYPQGRLTAQPEIQEATFSTVLGQLPAGASALIVSGGLRRDFVGNQSLLGNFSDFRGGVAGRWGLSENLTVGLGGVYDESPRALAELFWRPGKLPLEVAVSALTGNKWDVNTDIRYNPFSTLSAAFISDRLSSRFNLDWRVLPQFTLFTSTDTADATSGGMQINLSGKDVFTFARVSLDTKNRLRWNLLQRLGRLELTQRGNEIGSLSELTYNFSKNSFSNSGNALLLNYETQNQNRNDSLLSVSWRYRSQQQAIDGSYRWEIQLGYGTGSQGNGLLATLSTTVLPGLLLRARYQGVSASSDEATFSIDLASSLNLQGGISPGDRRSNYFRTQGGLSIKPFFDRNNNGKQDRGEEVYTDNADLLLTLNNKPLKSFLPQIQSDCTLVRMSPGVYRLDLDPAGLPPDWQAAAESLAVDVIAGSYTPVMIPLIRSYTRSGVITDAQG from the coding sequence GTGCAACTTCGCTTATTAACTATTATAAGCAAATATCTGCTAGCTGCGATCGCTATTATCTGTCAAATTACGATCGCCCCAGCGAAGGCAGATACACCTGCGATTTCAAATCTACAAACGCCCACAACTGACCAATTAGCGAAGGATTCTGAATTTAAAGTTTTTCCCGTAGGATTGAATGTAGGGAACCGCAATGTCAATCCTAGCGTTTTAGTGCGCGGTCAAGAAGATGGTTCTGAAGCAATTGATTTTGCAAATTGGCTCTTACCCTATGATGCTGTAATTCAAGGATTAAAATTAAATATTACCACTTTACCTGATGGTCAATTAGAAGTGCGATCGCCTGGTGTTGTAACTCGCATCGACCCAACAAAACTTCGCACCGATCCAGAATTAGGATTAGTCTTGACAATTCAAGATTTACAAACTCTCTTTGGCGTAACGGCAAAATTTGATATCAATGAATACGCCATAGTTTTAGATGTTCCAGGATTAGATCAATCTACTGGCAAACTAGCAGAAACGGAAACTCCGATTCAACTGGAAGGATTACCACACATTGCACCTCAAAAGTTTAGTATTGCCGCAATTGAACAGAAGGTAAATGCTAGCGGTAGTGCTACCAGATCGACAAACTATAGAGGTGATTTTCTGGCTGTTGGTAGTGCTTTTGGTGGTTCGTGGTTCATCCGCACCGATCAACCAAATTTAGAAAATCCGCAAACTTGGAATATTGCCGAAGCGCAGTTTCTGCGACAAACTAATTCAGCTGATTATTTTGTAGGTTCCCAGCCAACGTTTTGGCAGACTCAAGGAACAGGAGACTATTGGGGTTTTACATCCATTCAACGACAGGGTTTTGTACCACCTCAACCCTTCGGTGGCGGTTCTTCCGATCCTCGCCAACGGTTACAAGCAGATGCTATTGGACGGACAATTTCTGGTAAGACTGAACCAGGTACATTAGCGCGGTTGGTACAAGGTTTTGGCGATCGCGTAATTGCCGAAATTTTAGTTGATTCGTCTGGCATTTACCGCTTTGAAAATATTAAAAGCCAAAATCAATTTTTGGGCAACAATTATCGCGTCTTGCTTTATCCCCAAGGACGACTCACCGCCCAACCAGAAATTCAAGAGGCTACTTTTTCGACAGTACTAGGACAATTACCAGCAGGTGCTTCAGCATTAATCGTTTCTGGTGGGTTACGACGGGATTTTGTGGGAAATCAAAGTCTGTTGGGCAACTTTTCTGACTTTCGGGGCGGAGTTGCTGGGCGTTGGGGTTTATCAGAAAATCTGACAGTAGGCTTAGGTGGAGTGTACGACGAATCGCCTAGAGCCTTAGCAGAATTATTTTGGCGTCCGGGAAAGTTACCTTTGGAAGTAGCAGTTTCAGCACTGACGGGTAATAAGTGGGATGTGAATACAGATATTCGCTATAATCCATTTTCTACCTTGAGTGCTGCATTTATTAGCGATCGCTTGTCTAGCCGTTTTAATCTAGATTGGCGAGTTTTGCCTCAATTCACCTTATTCACTAGTACTGACACAGCTGATGCGACATCTGGCGGTATGCAAATTAACTTGAGTGGCAAAGATGTCTTTACCTTTGCCCGTGTCAGCTTAGATACTAAAAACCGCCTGCGCTGGAATTTGCTGCAACGTCTTGGGAGACTAGAATTAACGCAACGCGGTAACGAAATTGGCAGTTTGTCGGAACTAACTTACAACTTTTCTAAAAACAGCTTTTCTAATAGTGGCAACGCCCTGCTGTTAAATTATGAAACACAGAATCAAAACCGTAACGACAGCTTGCTAAGTGTGAGTTGGCGGTATCGTTCACAACAACAGGCGATTGATGGTAGTTATAGATGGGAAATACAGTTGGGTTATGGCACTGGTTCTCAGGGTAATGGACTACTAGCGACATTATCAACAACAGTTTTACCAGGTTTGCTATTACGGGCGCGCTATCAAGGAGTATCGGCAAGTTCCGATGAAGCAACTTTCAGCATAGATTTAGCTTCTAGCCTGAATTTACAAGGGGGTATTAGTCCAGGCGATCGCCGTTCTAATTATTTCCGTACACAAGGCGGACTGTCAATTAAGCCATTTTTTGACCGGAATAATAACGGCAAACAGGATAGAGGCGAGGAAGTTTATACAGATAACGCTGATTTATTGTTGACTTTGAATAATAAACCGCTGAAGTCGTTTTTACCACAAATCCAGAGCGATTGCACTTTAGTACGGATGTCTCCCGGCGTTTATCGCCTCGATCTCGATCCAGCAGGTTTACCGCCTGATTGGCAGGCTGCGGCTGAATCTTTAGCCGTTGATGTGATTGCGGGGAGTTATACCCCTGTGATGATTCCGCTAATTCGTTCTTACACGCGATCGGGGGTAATTACGGATGCTCAAGGCTAA